The segment TTATCAGGCCTTTCAAGCCCACAGTGGCGATCAATTTTTTCGGCGAACCGTAAACCAAAAGATCTTTTGAACCGATATCCAAATGAGCGGCTTTAACGAAATTTTTATTATTATGCTTTACCAGAGAATCTTTGAGCACCGCCCAGCTGCCGATATCGCTCCAGCCTAAATCCGTCGGCATCATCAAAACCTTATTATCGTTTTCAACAATGCTATATTCAAAAGAAATAGGGTCGCTTCCGGGATATTCTTTTTCCAAAACTTCCCGATATTCGAGAGTATCAACGGCGTTTATGAATTTTAATATCCGTTCATAGGTATCCGGTACGAATTTTCTATATTTTTCAATCAAATTTTTCGGCTTGCAAATATAAATTCCGGAATTCCAAAAATACTCTCCGCTCTTAATAAGTTTTTGAGCGGTTTCAAGATCCGGTTTTTCTATAAACTTTTCCACTTTATAAACCGATCGTTTGCCCTTTTTTGAAAATATTCCTCCTTTTTTTATATATCCAAGCCCTGTATCGACGGCATCCGGTTTTACTCCAATCGTCAAAAGATAATCAGAATTTTTTTCCAAAAAAGCAACCCCGTCTTTAATAGCGGAAATCAAAGTTTTGTCTTTTTTTATCAGATGATCCGCCGGAAAAATTACTACTGTTTCGTCGGGGCATCGCTTGATAAAAAATGCGGTAGACAAAGCGATACTGGAAGCGCGCTCTCTGCTAACAGGCTCATCAATAATATTTTCTTTTAAAACGTTCGGCAGCTCTTTTTGCACTTCTTTTACATAATAAGAACTGGTGGAAATATAAATATCGCTCCATGAACCCAGTGGCAACAATCTTTCCGCTGTTTCCTGAAGCATTGTTTTGTCGCTGATCAATTTTTGAAATTGCTTGGGTTTTTCTGTCCTACTTAAAGGCCAAAGGCGCGTACCGCGTCCGCCAGCCATAATAAGAATTTTCATAAATAAAATCATTTATTATTTAAAACTCTCTCCCATAATTCAGAATAATTTTGCGGATTATTCAGATAATCCAATTTTTCCAAATTATTTGCCAAACCATACATATTTATGTCTTTAACTAATCCAATATCGCTAAAGTTAGTCGGTTTTAAAAATCGCAAAGGCGGCACCTCGGAATAATTTCCATTTTTCACCCACCATATTCCATCGGCCGCTTTTTTATCAACCAATGCATAATACGCCGCGCCATGCTTCATCTTTATCTGTTTATAATCGGAAAGCGAATTGCTTGGCGTCCAGTTGCTCATTCGAATAGGATCTTTCGAAAGAAAAAAAGTGAAATGCCCATAGCCCGGCGGCATCAAAACTTTATCGCCGCTTTTCGCCCGCACCGCATAAACATCAATGATCTTATCGCCTTTCAGTTTTTGCATCAGATAATACGCATCGCCCTTGATAAGTTCGTAGAGTTCAGGATAAGTAAAATTCGTATCCTCTATTCCCGAATGATAATGTCCGGCGGTTTTATTATATTCTTTCCCCAAAATTACCGGCA is part of the bacterium genome and harbors:
- a CDS encoding glucose-6-phosphate isomerase family protein gives rise to the protein MQTKQKYTDYGQKGNKSNAIIFGGKERVPSVRFVADMKEVILDQEWAKKNKSLPLYYMYRDLAESEKEAEKIKEADLRYDILESVPVILGKEYNKTAGHYHSGIEDTNFTYPELYELIKGDAYYLMQKLKGDKIIDVYAVRAKSGDKVLMPPGYGHFTFFLSKDPIRMSNWTPSNSLSDYKQIKMKHGAAYYALVDKKAADGIWWVKNGNYSEVPPLRFLKPTNFSDIGLVKDINMYGLANNLEKLDYLNNPQNYSELWERVLNNK
- a CDS encoding sugar phosphate nucleotidyltransferase is translated as MKILIMAGGRGTRLWPLSRTEKPKQFQKLISDKTMLQETAERLLPLGSWSDIYISTSSYYVKEVQKELPNVLKENIIDEPVSRERASSIALSTAFFIKRCPDETVVIFPADHLIKKDKTLISAIKDGVAFLEKNSDYLLTIGVKPDAVDTGLGYIKKGGIFSKKGKRSVYKVEKFIEKPDLETAQKLIKSGEYFWNSGIYICKPKNLIEKYRKFVPDTYERILKFINAVDTLEYREVLEKEYPGSDPISFEYSIVENDNKVLMMPTDLGWSDIGSWAVLKDSLVKHNNKNFVKAAHLDIGSKDLLVYGSPKKLIATVGLKGLIIVDTPDVILICDKSQSQDVKKIVAMLEKTNGEKHL